One genomic segment of Hevea brasiliensis isolate MT/VB/25A 57/8 chromosome 3, ASM3005281v1, whole genome shotgun sequence includes these proteins:
- the LOC110664738 gene encoding uncharacterized protein LOC110664738 yields MYHVCAAGARSRIQSDQSPLLLRPISSATAQANNSKMASSSTPTDDFSVLVLASDLGIDATPFLTNRERDIKEEEDQEPESWHDCSQYLLSDEDFSDLDLLQFFRLEGSDKSGNRIVRIVGKYFPAQVVSGERLKKYIFHKICSELPEGPFCIVYMHTTVQKEDNSPGATILRWIYEELPSGYKDRLQVVYFIHPGLRAWLLIATIGRLFLSGGLYWKIKYVSRLQYLWEDIKKGEIEIPEFVQNHDDILEHRPLTDYGIEPDPFHLNEVPNTAYSFGRYEQRWASREYAT; encoded by the exons ATGTATCACGTGTGCGCAGCAGGAGCACGCTCGCGTATCCAATCGGACCAATCCCCCCTCCTTCTCCGACCCATATCCTCAGCCACCGCCCAAGCGAACAACAGTAAAATGGCGAGCTCATCTACGCCGACGGATGATTTCTCAGTTCTGGTGCTGGCGTCGGATTTAGGGATAGATGCCACGCCCTTTCTGACGAATCGAGAAAGAGAtatcaaagaagaagaagatcaagAACCTGAAAGCTGGCACGATTGCTCTCAGTATCTCTTGTCCGATGAAGATTTCTCCGATCTAGATCTCTTGCAATTCTTTCGCCTCGAGGGCTCTGATAAATCTGGAAACCGCATAGTGCGCATCGTTGGAAAGTACTTTCCCg CTCAAGTTGTTAGTGGGGAGAGACTGAAGAAGTACATTTTCCACAAAATATGCAGTGAGTTGCCTGAAGGACCATTCTGCATTGTATACATGCATACTACTGTGCAAAAGGAGGACAACTCCCCTGGTGCAACTATCTTGAGGTGGATCTATGAAGAACTTCCTTCTGGTTACAAGGACAGGCTTCAAGTTGTATACTTCATACACCCTGGGCTCCGTGCATGGCTTCTCATTGCCACCATTGGTCGATTATTCTTAAGTGGAGG CTTATATTGGAAGATCAAGTATGTGAGCCGCCTTCAGTACTTATGGGAAGACattaaaaagggggagattgagATTCCTGAATTTGTTCAGAATCATGATGATATCCTTGAGCATAGACCATTAACAGATTATGGCATTGAACCTGACCCTTTTCACTTAAATGAGGTGCCTAACACAGCCTACTCATTTGGGAGGTATGAACAGAGATGGGCATCAAGGGAATATGCAACTTAG